In Hippoglossus hippoglossus isolate fHipHip1 chromosome 11, fHipHip1.pri, whole genome shotgun sequence, the sequence AACCTTGGGAAACAGTTCTCCCTACAGGTTGCAAAACTGTGTTGCTTTTCCCCACTGAGTCTTTCATCATGTGACTGTGAAACAGCATTTTTGATGATGCCactctgtgatgctgctgcttttagAAAGAGTTAAAAACTCAATCTTTGAAACAAGTGGGATTCTTCATACATCCTCCATCAAAGAACACAACTTATCACTGCTGATTGTTTTGGCGCCACATATTGTGACATGTTGACCTCTGTGTAGGCCCCTCTGTattgtgtggttgttttgtcACCGTTTCCTGGTGTTGTTCAGGCATGCACATAGCATGTTGGTATTGTGCTAGCCTAATTGTGTTAACGTGGCTCTCTGGCGAGCCCACTGAATCCCTCCCTTTAACCTAATCCCCCCAGTGATAGCTATCAGCAGAAGCCAGAGATAGTGTCACTTTCTTTATCCACAGTGTCGGGGAATCTCCCAAGAGGATTTGAAATCTCCCACGTATTGCTTGTAAAGCTGTACAAACAGTCTCACAGCTTATCAGACATGGAAGTGAAACTATTGTGGTGGTGGAATTGACCCTGTGCACTTGAGAAATGAATGGTTGGCAGAGAGGACAGTAACTTGTAATGCCTTTCACTGATGTGCCTGAgccttttttacttttacttttatttcagcCTCTGGTTTCATTAAACCAGCTTCCTTCTTTAGTGCTTACAGCTACATggatcagtgacatcatcatataaactgtgttgaaaatatcaatatcaaaatAATCGACTATGTTCGATCATTGATTACATTTAAAACgtgttgcttttgtttgtattttcttatcACTAATTGACCATCATTGTGATCTGCAGTCATTgttgtgtaaaacaaacactttgatgTGATCACCTTGGGCTTAAGGCCAGACAATTATcaaatcatgaaaaacacaaaaatatttgtttcagaTATAGAGaagtttatttcttttgtgtgtgtgatagcaATTCGTGTGGTTTCAGCCCAGTTGACCAGGCCTAACATGAATGGCAGATTCTTTCAACTCCTGATTTACTGTTTTAAATGCTTTACATGGACATTGGACAGGGAGTGGATCACATGCTTCGACGTTGCATATCACATTATCTGTTAAGGACGCTTGAGTTCACTTTTGTTCACTTTACAGACGTCTTGACAGACACAAGCAAATAAAAAGCCTTTCGAACAACCCCCCTCGCTTACACAACCACTGTTGCTGTCCGGAAAGCCGGGAGGGATTTGACTCATCCAGACAATTGTTGTAATCTGTTATGATCTTAATGGAGACTGTCATTATCAAGTAGAGCCAGCGCGCGCCATGTTTGTCTGCAGTCTCTTCCTGCACTGTCCCCGTGATTAACAGTCAGGGATCATGAGGACACATGCTGGTATGTGACGTGTGTTGCATAATGCTCACCATGTGTAATTCAGTGTGGGAGGAGAGGGCTAGAGTTTAATATGACAAGCAGTGGCAGTGGCAGTGTCTGGAAAGAAGCATTTTGAGgactgagtgtgtttgcatgttagCAGCAGAAGAGTCAGTCCGATGCCCACTCCAGCTCTTCTCTTGAAGTCAGCAATTAGGGGAATAGTGTCTGGCTGCCTTCCTGCTCAACTTGTTTTCCTCTGGGGACTGGACTAACCCTTTCTATGAAACCCGCCCGGAAGTTTCGAAAACGCGAAACAACCTTCTGAGTCTGACATCTGTTGCGGAGAGGTTTCTGTTTACTTTTGCATTCTGTGATTAGCTGCATCGTTAGCATGACATAGATTGTAATGAAAATAGCACAGAAACCTGTTAACCTGGGTTATACTAGGGCCTAGTGTGGGGAGGGACACTGCGGTAATGGCCAGTATGTCAGGTCTGTTCCTGAAACAAAGCAGATTAATAATACATTTGGTTACCAAGACACCACCTGCGTCCATGGTAACACTGTCCGCACTGGTCCGTTTGTCTCCTCGTTTCTCTCGCACCATCCGTCCCGGCTCCATGTTTCTTTCCAGCTAAGTGCATGTCTTCATAGTGGTTTTATAGTGGTGTGAATGTCTCCTGTGATTTCTTGTTTTGGTTTCTACTGACATCAGGttaattcataataatgttATTGTCATATAAATTTGAGAATGACACAGGAGGAGTCACCTAAAACCTTCAGGGGCTGATTCATTGAAGCTCCCAAATACATCCTCGCCTTGCTGAGGAAAATAGACATCGGAGctgaaatgattaatcaatgAATCTTAAATTAATCAGCAGAAAATCAATTGGCAGTTTGGTTGATCATCAGCTGTTAACGCAAGTTTGTAAAAGCCAAATTTAAGGCCTAATATCTACATAGTTTAAATGATTGATAGAATATATTAGCAAATTAATTGATAATTGAAGATGCAGCCCTGTGACAATAATTACATTTATCTGGTTAAGCCTTAGGAAAATTGTGCATACCTAGTGTGAACCATCAGGCATGGCCACACAAATATAGTGTAAATGCACTAAAAATGTCTGCCAGTGACACATTTAGCTCATTTCCTCATTCTCAGTTGTTGTAATTAAGAAATGTGCCTCTCTCACATGATAGATGTCACAGCTCCATGATGCTTATCAAAACAACTCTTTCATAATCATTAATTTTATCAGCGCATTCTATTATTTCCTAATCACAgtaattatcattatattatcaTTGCTCATCAACAAAAGATCTCACAATGATCAATTTTGTATAGTCAGTTAGTAATAATCTTTACTTGCATTTCCATTAGCTTATAAAATCATTGCCTAAATTAAACCTCTCGTTTTATTCTACTCTCTGCTGCCACTTCCCGATCCACCTGTAAGGTCTTCAACGCTTGGATTACAGCTTGTTGCTCATCATCCCCTGAGGGCCtggtctcctctctctctatcactggTGTTGTAGTGGCTATTTGTCCAAAAGATGTTTCAGTCAAAAATAAACGTTGGCTCTCCTGGTTCATTGTTTGATGTGTCGGTGAAAGCTTGCCTTTCATAACGTGCACTGAAGAATGCACTTTGTCAGCTTGGCCTAGATGTTGTGCTGTCCTTTCCTTTCTCTACTTCCCTCTTGGACTATGCATCAATGCTATATATGCAGATACAAATCCCCTTacctgttaaatgtttgtttattgtggACGTTGCTTTTTAAGAATAATTctatttctcttgttttcacagatttttcttACTGCAGAGTGAGCCTTACCCCACACCATGTCCAAGGACAAGGACAAGAGTGGATACCCTGGTATGGGTGAGACCAACCCTCTTCATAACAATGTCTACGGACCCCCTCAGCCAGCTTTCGGCACGCCCCCTCCCAACTACAGCCAGGCCCCAGGGGGACCTTACCCACCAGCAGCTGGCTACGGGCAGCCAGGCTTTGTTCAGGCAGGCCCAGGTTTTGCCCCAGGTCCTTACCCTCAGATGCCTTATCCTCAGATGCCCTACCCACAGGGACCCTACCCTGATGGGCCTTACCAGCAAGGACCCCCACAGCCAGGTTTTACCGGAGACCCCACTGGTGAGTAGTTAAACTAAAGGTTTGAGGCATCGATGAGTAGAATTTTACCATATAAGGTCAACctatttttgttatttgataCATGAATACGCCACAGAAGTCATAAAGTGTGTCGTGGccaaattgtgttttattttttaacctcTAATTGTTGTCATGTTACTGTTCACCAGTACCTGCTGGCAGccctggttaccatggtgatgggCCTCCATCTTACTACGACAACGAGGACTTCACCAACTCTGGCTTTGAAGATAAGACCATCCGACAGGCCTTCATCAGAAAGGTAGGTCCTTTACCTTCCTTTTTCTTGGAGATCAAATGGATCAAATATAAGAATAAATATCatatgtgatgtgatgttacTACAAAATACCAACAAAATATACTTTCCATCTCTAAAATGCGCCTAATCTCTTTTTCCCTTCAGGTCTTCCTGGTTCTCACAGTGCAGCTGATggtcactttttcttttgttgccgTGTTCACCTTTGTCGATGAAGCCAAGACCTTTGTGCGACATAATCCGTGGACATACTATGTGTCCTACGCAATCTTCTTCGTGTCACTAATCGTCCTCAGTTGCTGTGGAGAATTCCGCCGCAAGCACCCCTGGAACTTGGTTGCACTGGTAAGAACTTCACACCattccagcagggggcagtaaaGGAGAAGACTATACTAACAATAACACTCTCTCCAATTCCTGCTGATTTCCTCTTCAGCATAAATACTCATTAAGGCCCGGATTTAGGGGTTGGCTCACATGTACTCCGCTATCTTCTGTAAATTGAACTCTATATGCAGCTGCAGATTTTTAAGAGTGGTGAATGAAATAAAGTACTGGAGAACTCGAATAATTACAAACGTTCAGAGCTCTAAGCCCCACCCCTAAACTTCTTGTATTTTTTGAGCAGGACATTTTTGGAGATGGTAAAAAACATTTCCCCTTGAATTTACTTAAGGCTGTGGTCCCTGTGGACCTTCCAATGGTTTCTAGTTCCTGGGTATTGCTCCTGCAGTTGAAAACCATTTTATCTAAGTGAGATTGGGAGCTCTCAGTTTTAAACACATATTTGTAACTTTTCTGGTAAACACTGGAGTAAAAAAGTGTAATCTTCATACTCAAATAATatcatattataataattataatcataagAACTATTTTCTGATCCAGTATACTCTGGCACATAATCTCACACATTGAAAGTGTATCATGAGTCGTGTTCATTTGCATACCTTCCTGTGTCCTGCAGTCCATCCTGACCCTGAGCCTCTCCTACATGGTGGGTATGATCGCCAGCTTCTACGACACAGAGACCGTCATCATGGCTGTGGGCATCACTGCAGTGGTCTGCTTTACTGTGGTCCTGTTCTCGCTACAGGTCAGTACACACAGACTGCCGCTGGaataaatttattttaaatgtctacactggcacaaacaaacatcacgGTCTGGTTCTTCGTCACTTGAGTTGAACGGGAAGCAGAAGTGAGGAATCCTTCTGATTAGTTATTCACAGTGATATGCTCAGACCAGTCATTCCACTCACAAGTACTCAAACCACTAGCTTAGAATCTTATGAATTATtaaggctgcatttgaagaacATTTCTTTTGGTAATCCAGATCTGTGTgtctcttatttattttatcatagCTCATATTTTACAATACCGTACTTTCCTTGGTCTTTTCTGAGCACATTTTCCTCTGTTGTTCTTTCCCACAGAGCAAGTAtgacttcacttcctgtcggggtgtgctgtttgtgtgcctGATCGTGCTGTtgctcttctccatcctctgcATCTTCATCCGCCACAGGATCCTGCACATCGTCTATGCCTCACTGGGGGCTCTGCTCTTCACCTGCGTACGTATCACACTTATAATGTGTCATCAGTTTGGAGAAGTTTAATCTGCTCAATAAGGGATAATAACATCGACAGAATGTTAGAAGAGTAAAGCAGAAAGCGACAATCAGCTACTTTTTAGCTACTTTCCATTGAAAGTATCTGTTAAAGGCTGTTCAAcaatagtttaaaaaaacatcctctATTTTATACAGTGACCATACACAGTCCAGTCATATGCTGGGTTTTAGCCTAGTTCTCTTATACTACTGCAGTACCCGTTCAAAATGTGCCTGTCTTTGTTAATGCTGTTCTGTGCCACTCTAATAGTGTCTGGATGACGGTGCAGAAactgttgttgcagttgtgatGTCTTTCTTAAAACCTTGGCACTTCCACGCTGTAGATTCTCTGGGTGCTGGACTGCCCTCTCGTGCTAGCTCTGTCCTTTTCTCCATGCCATTTAACAAGTAGAAAAGCAACGTCTAAAGCATTCTTAAGAATCGCTTTAGCATTTTTCCACGCAGTATGCATACTATTGATATGTGCGACAATATTATCTTGAATAACACTGTATAATGAGG encodes:
- the grinaa gene encoding glutamate receptor, ionotropic, N-methyl D-aspartate-associated protein 1a (glutamate binding) codes for the protein MSKDKDKSGYPGMGETNPLHNNVYGPPQPAFGTPPPNYSQAPGGPYPPAAGYGQPGFVQAGPGFAPGPYPQMPYPQMPYPQGPYPDGPYQQGPPQPGFTGDPTVPAGSPGYHGDGPPSYYDNEDFTNSGFEDKTIRQAFIRKVFLVLTVQLMVTFSFVAVFTFVDEAKTFVRHNPWTYYVSYAIFFVSLIVLSCCGEFRRKHPWNLVALSILTLSLSYMVGMIASFYDTETVIMAVGITAVVCFTVVLFSLQSKYDFTSCRGVLFVCLIVLLLFSILCIFIRHRILHIVYASLGALLFTCFLAVDTQLLLGNKKLALSPEEYIFAALNLYTDIINIFLYILAIVGRSRE